The genomic interval TGGGCCACCCCCAAGTCTTCTGTACAAACTAGGAAATCTCCCTCCTCTTACCTTAAGGTGGGAAGTCCCTCTACAGTCCATCTGGTAGTCTTCCTGCTATAGTCTTGAAATCTTACTTTCTGTTTTCCTAGCAGCCCCTTGTACCCGGAAGAAAGGTCCTTCTAGTGTAGGTGTCCTCTACTGTGAGGAGCAGCACAGGCAGGGGCCAGTGTGAGGGCAGTGAGGGAGCTGAGGTCCCTGTTTGCCCCTCATCTTTAGGTCACCATCCTGGAGGCAGATAACAGGATTGGGGGCCGCATCTTCACTTTCCGAGATGAGAAGACAGGCTGGATAGGGGAGCTTGGGGCCATGCGAATGCCCAGCTCCCACAGGTGAGGCCCCGCCCCTGCACCAAGGCTTAGCCAGAGCCCAGTCCCATACTCACTCCCATATTCCACCAACCCCCATCCTAGATTCAGGCTCAGGCAATTCAGCCTCATTCTCAGTCTGAGCTCAACCAGAAGCCAGCGCTATCCCCAGTCCAGGCACCAGTGTCTTTGTTTTGAGATGCTCCTTCTAGAACCTTGGCTTCAAGCTATACTTCCAGCTCATCCCCAGTGTCACCCATATTCCCACCCGTCAAAAGTTGGGTCTCGACCTCATTCCCTCTCAAATCCCTCAGTACTGCCTTCCAGAGGGCTGGGGTGATCACTCACCACCTAATCAGTGCCCTAGCCTGCAGGCTGCCTGAGCTCTGTTCCTATTCCCACCACTAGCCCCTGAGCCAGCCATCAGGTCCCCAGTAAGTAGTTTGATGCCCATTTCCAGTGGCCCCTCCTATGGTGCCAGGCCAAGCCTCTCACTTCCAGGATCTTGCACAAGCTCTGCAGGAGCCTGGGCCTCAACCTGACTCAGTTCACACAGTACGATGAGAACGCGTGGACGGAGGTGAATGATGTGAAGCTGCGAAACTATGTGGTGGAGAGGATGCCAGAAAAGTTGGGCTACAACCTGAACCTCAGGGAAAGGGGCCATTCCCCAGAGGACATCTACCAGATGGCACTCATCAAGGTGGTCACCAGCTTTCCTGCTGTGCTCAGCCCTGCCCCCAAGAATCTTGTCTCTACTACTATCCTGTTAAGGTCTATTCTACACATCTGCTGATGGCTAGCTAGTGTTTTCTACATCCCTCCAGCTCACCCACTCCTGTAGCCCCTGGCATTCGAAGACCCCTCCAGCGACAGTGCCAATCTGTGTCCCTATCTGGTTGCCTCAGACAGTGCTGTCAGACATCACCCTCTTTTCCTATCCCAAAAGGATCTTTCCAACCAGATGACCCTGCCCACAACTCCATGTAGCTCCCCACTGCCTCTCAGGCCCACAGGCCAGACCTGCCAAATAGCTTCCCCTCCCCACCTGGTGATCCAGGCATACCCTCCTCTGCTCCTGGAACCCAGCTTTCCTCATCCATCACCCCTAAGTCCGTATCCTCGATACCTCTCTACCTGCCACCTTCCCTACAACAAGGAGGTCTGGGTAAAGAGGCTGGAGGCCATGTTTGGAAGGAGCTCAAAGATCACTAATTGACAGGAGAGTCTGCATGCCGTGGGGGAGGTGGCCCTGCTCTCCACACAACTGCCTTCTGCAAGAAAGGGCGATGGAGGCCACAGGGTCGGGGTGGGGCTCTAGTGTTTtctcctggggctggggagggagcTAAGGAAAGCTATGGATGAAGGGGGACACTGCTGAGTAGGCTTTGCTAGTAACAGCGCCCCCTTGTGGTGTGAGAGGCCCTCACCTGCTTGTGTCCACAATGGTCTAGACACAATGGTCTCTACTGACGCACACTCACTGACCTCCACAAAAGCACACGCTCCTGCTGGCTGGGCGGGCACACAGGGAAATCCAGTATTTGGAGGACTCCCAGGTTCAGAGGAGGTGTATGTATCATGAGCGAATACCTGGGACTTGAAGTGAGGTGAATTGGTGTTCCTGCTGCAGCCAGGGTCCTCTGATTGTCCCCACAGGCCTACAAAGACCTCAAGGCCTTGGGCTGCAAGAAAGCCATGAAGAAATTCAACAAGCATACGCTCCTGGTGAGTGTGGCAAGGTGGTTTCCCTCTCCAGTCACAAAAGATAGCTGTGATCCAGGGCTCGGCAGGAAAGAAGGGTCTGATTAGTGCCCCTGTCTACTGCACAGGAATACCTCCTCAAGGAGGGCAACCTGTCCCGGCCGGCTGTGCAGCTCTTGGGAGATGTGATGTCCAAGGAGGGcttcttctacctcagctttgCAGAGGCATTACGTGCCCACGCCTGCCTGAGCGATCGACTACGGTGAGGGCACACGGATAGGGGAAGCTACAAGGCGGGGCATCCTGGGAGGGGACAGGGCCTTAAGAGCTGTACCTCGGCTGGGGTCAGCGTGCCAGCCCTTCTTTGCCCTGCCCTGTAGGTACAGCCGCATCGTGGGTGGCTGGGACCTGCTTCCAAGAGCGCTCCTGAGCTTGCTGTCGGGGCCGGTGCTGCTGAATGCGCCTGTGGTGTCGGTCACTCAGGGGAGGCACGACGTGCGTGTGCAGGTTGCCACCTCGCTACGGTCTCACAGCTTGAAGATGCTGACAGCCGACGTGGTGCTGCTGACTGCCAGTGGGCCCGCGCTGCAACGCATCACCTTCTCGCCGCCGCTGACTCGCAAGAGACAGGAGGCACTGCGCGCGCTTCACTACGTGGCAGCCAGCAAGGTTTTTCTGAGTTTCCGTCGGCCTTTCTGGCACGAGGACCACATCGAGGGCGGCCACTCCAACACTGACCGCCCATCGCGCCTCATATTCTATCCGGCGCGGGGCGAGGGCTCACTGCTTCTGGCCTCGTACACGTGGTCGGACGCTGCAGCCCCCTTCGCTGGACTGAGCACCGACCAGACCCTGCGTTTGGTGCTCAAGGACGTGGCGGCCCTGCATGGGCCTGTGGTGTACCGGCTGTGGGACGGCAGGGGTGTGGTCAAGCGCTGGGCGGAGGACCCGCATAGCCAGGGAGGCTTCGTGGTGCAGCCGCCATCGTTTGAGCAAGGGACCGAGAACTATGACTGGTCAGCCCCCTACGGCCGCATTTACTTCGCAGGCGAGCACACAGCTATCCCGCATGGCTGGGTAGAGACCGCTGTCAAGTCCGGGTTACGGGCCGCGGTGAGAATAAATAACTACGGGTACGGGTACGGGATGTTCAACCCCGAGATTTCGGAGTATGCACACGCAGAGGTCAGCTCCGCAAAAGAAGGCTTCGGCTTCCCGGACCAGTATCTGGAAGGGGAGCAGCCGGAGGAGCAGCAAGAGCCGGAAGACCTCGGGCCCGAGGTGCAGGAGCCCTCAAAGAAGCACTTACGGGTGGAAACAAGCCCCAAGGGGCAGCAACACGTGTTCATGGAGGCCATACCCAAGCTGCGGGGACACGTGTTCGTGGAGACTATGCCCCAGAAGGGGCACGTGCACCAGAATACATATCCTTCGGAGCATGTGCATGGGGAAGTCATCCCAGAATTACAAGGGCATGTGGGATCTAGCACCCCGCAGCATATGCACCAAGAGGCGGACCACTCTTAATTTTGTGCAAAGGGGAAGTGGGCAGCCAGCTCCTAACCAGCCCTCTTCAGGGCAGACAGACCACCTACAGTAATAGCccacaataaaattatttttgttaaaccAGAGGCTCACTTTCCTCCCAACTGCTCTGGTTTCCTGAATATAGTTCCCCTGGGTGGGGCGACACGAGTGAAGGAACACTACTATAGtcaagagatcagaagtcattgGAGGCTGGGGTGCTGACAGATCCTGACTAGAACAAAAACCTGGCAGCcttgaggctggcctgggctaaAAGCGAGATCTGAAAAGCAAAGTGTCCTGACTCCAGGGTAGTCAACCAAGAACCGTTTATTGCCTCACATTGGCAGCAGCTGGTGGGCAGGCACTCGGGAATCCCGGACCTCCAGGAGGACCTTCCTCCATTTCATTGGCTGGTTCAGGGTCTCACTTTGCTCCAGGCCTCCTCCGTGGACATGGAGCTCAGGACCTGTCAATCTGGGGGAACCCGGTCAGATGTACTGGGCTACAAGTCAGGCACCATCCTCATCCTCAGGCAGAATCTCCAGACTGCTGTCAGGCTGCGGGACCACTTCCtcaggcggcggcggcgggggcaACGGGGCACGAGTGGGTGACAAAGGCATTGGAGATACCGGAGGAGATGGGCTACTAGGCTCTTCTGGCTGTGCCAGCCCCAGGATCTCCTGCACGTTGTGTGGCAGCtcctgtggggggaggggtggtccAAGAGGCTAGTTGATGGGTGAGGGTCGAGTCAGTAggtgtgggaggaggaggaagaggaggaggagagcctgGCTGGAGAGCCATGGGGTTTATTGGGCAAAAACTAAAGACTCACTGGGCAGGCGGTCAGCTGTCTGTACAAAGCCTCTGCCCGTGTAAGCACATCCTCCACGCTCAGCTTCATGGTCAGTTCATTGATGTGCTGTGGGAAAGGGAAGGTCAAGTCCAAGCCTGCACTCTGATGATGGACAGGGCAGAGTGGTGCTAGGGGTACAGGGCCCAGCTGGGGAGGCCTGCCACAGTAGCACTCCCTGCTAGCACTTGGGAATGCTGGAGCACAGTAGAAAGAGCCCTCACCGGGGAGGGGCAGGCTCCTCTACTTCACTGCTCTATAGGTACAGTGGGGAAAACAGACAATTCCAACCCCACCCAGATGATCAACCATCAATCCCGAGGCTAGCGCTTCGAGTTGCAGGTGGACAGGCCAGAAGGTGGGATGTGTCCTCACCTTAAGGATCTCGTTGGAGCCAAAGCCAGACAGCATCAGAGTGTCCCGTTCCATGTCCAAGATGGCACAGGCCACCAGCAGGTGCAGATTGGGGCCAGGAAGCCCAGTCCACAGCACCTGGGGTGTCAGAAGGAACCCCTAAGGCCCCATCCTGACCCACCCATCTGCCTTCAACCCCCCAGCCCTTCTACTAACCCTCTCACCCCAACTGGCTGCCCACCTCCCACAGCCGAAGGACGTCAGGGAAGGGGAATTCCCTCTTGAACCAGATGAGCAGCCACCGGAAACAGAAGCACAGCGAGCCTGAGTCCTGAGAATCTAGAAGACGACGGCGGGCAGTCAGCTTTGCCCACAGCCAGTGATGGAGCTACAGCCCAGATGTGCTAAGCAGTGGGACAGGCAGATGACAGGCATGACTACGCACGTGAGTTCTCCTGCTATTCACAGTGCCACCATTCActccctacccactgagccacagcctcTTCTGCATTTCAACAAGAAACAAGGAACTTAGCTAGAACGCTGTGGCCCTAGGAGGGTCTAGAGAAACCTCACCTGGCCCAAGATGGGCAGGCTTCCCCATCCCCTAGGCTTTGAATGCCAGGTTTCTTGGGATGGTTTTTTCATTCACACAAGACCTACCCAGGAAATCACAGAGTGGCTGATCCAGCACCCGCAGGAGCAGCAAGAGCTGCCCAAGCTGTCGCTTCATGGTCTCCTGACTCTCTTCAAAGTTGCCATGCTGCAGAGCAGGAGATAAGTGTGAGGGCAGAGTCCAGACTAGACGCCTCAGTGGCTGTCCCCGACCACCCTCTCGCTCCCATCCTGCGCCTCACCACAAGTTCCATGAAGccacagaaacaccagaaagcatCTACTTCATTCTGAACAACGAAGAGGATCGGGGACAGGAGGTCACTCATGCCCTGAACATAGCCTGAGGGAACACAGGGTCAGCTGCAGCACCCTGAGCACCCAGAGCACCCAGCCCGCTCCCATCAGTGCAGTGCTCACCCAAGTCGAAGTGGTACATGCAGTAGGTAAGAAGGATGTCATTGAGCAGGCCCAGGCCTGGGTTCTCAGGGCCTTCATAGAACTTGTTAGTCCTGTCAGTGCGGCTTACATCTCTCTCTGGgagtccatcatagcaggaacATGAAAAAGGTCAGTAGGCCCTCTGAGCTAGTCAGGTAGCAGTGCTATTTCCCTGTATGCTGGCAGCCCTCAG from Arvicanthis niloticus isolate mArvNil1 chromosome 1, mArvNil1.pat.X, whole genome shotgun sequence carries:
- the Il4i1 gene encoding L-amino-acid oxidase isoform X1, with product MGARRAPQRPTCTQHLVLAATLLGLAVSLDWKAASSLDPMEKCMEDHDYEQLLQVVTLGLERSSKPLKVIVVGAGVAGLVAAKVLGEAGHKVTILEADNRIGGRIFTFRDEKTGWIGELGAMRMPSSHRILHKLCRSLGLNLTQFTQYDENAWTEVNDVKLRNYVVERMPEKLGYNLNLRERGHSPEDIYQMALIKAYKDLKALGCKKAMKKFNKHTLLEYLLKEGNLSRPAVQLLGDVMSKEGFFYLSFAEALRAHACLSDRLRYSRIVGGWDLLPRALLSLLSGPVLLNAPVVSVTQGRHDVRVQVATSLRSHSLKMLTADVVLLTASGPALQRITFSPPLTRKRQEALRALHYVAASKVFLSFRRPFWHEDHIEGGHSNTDRPSRLIFYPARGEGSLLLASYTWSDAAAPFAGLSTDQTLRLVLKDVAALHGPVVYRLWDGRGVVKRWAEDPHSQGGFVVQPPSFEQGTENYDWSAPYGRIYFAGEHTAIPHGWVETAVKSGLRAAVRINNYGYGYGMFNPEISEYAHAEVSSAKEGFGFPDQYLEGEQPEEQQEPEDLGPEVQEPSKKHLRVETSPKGQQHVFMEAIPKLRGHVFVETMPQKGHVHQNTYPSEHVHGEVIPELQGHVGSSTPQHMHQEADHS
- the Il4i1 gene encoding L-amino-acid oxidase isoform X2; amino-acid sequence: MQQQLPLEPWLGWHLVLAATLLGLAVSLDWKAASSLDPMEKCMEDHDYEQLLQVVTLGLERSSKPLKVIVVGAGVAGLVAAKVLGEAGHKVTILEADNRIGGRIFTFRDEKTGWIGELGAMRMPSSHRILHKLCRSLGLNLTQFTQYDENAWTEVNDVKLRNYVVERMPEKLGYNLNLRERGHSPEDIYQMALIKAYKDLKALGCKKAMKKFNKHTLLEYLLKEGNLSRPAVQLLGDVMSKEGFFYLSFAEALRAHACLSDRLRYSRIVGGWDLLPRALLSLLSGPVLLNAPVVSVTQGRHDVRVQVATSLRSHSLKMLTADVVLLTASGPALQRITFSPPLTRKRQEALRALHYVAASKVFLSFRRPFWHEDHIEGGHSNTDRPSRLIFYPARGEGSLLLASYTWSDAAAPFAGLSTDQTLRLVLKDVAALHGPVVYRLWDGRGVVKRWAEDPHSQGGFVVQPPSFEQGTENYDWSAPYGRIYFAGEHTAIPHGWVETAVKSGLRAAVRINNYGYGYGMFNPEISEYAHAEVSSAKEGFGFPDQYLEGEQPEEQQEPEDLGPEVQEPSKKHLRVETSPKGQQHVFMEAIPKLRGHVFVETMPQKGHVHQNTYPSEHVHGEVIPELQGHVGSSTPQHMHQEADHS
- the Il4i1 gene encoding L-amino-acid oxidase isoform X4, which translates into the protein MGARRAPQRPTCTQHLVLAATLLGLAVSLDWKAASSLDPMEKCMEDHDYEQLLQVVTLGLERSSKPLKVIVVGAGVAGLVAAKVLGEAGHKVTILEADNRIGGRIFTFRDEKTGWIGELGAMRMPSSHRILHKLCRSLGLNLTQFTQYDENAWTEAYKDLKALGCKKAMKKFNKHTLLEYLLKEGNLSRPAVQLLGDVMSKEGFFYLSFAEALRAHACLSDRLRYSRIVGGWDLLPRALLSLLSGPVLLNAPVVSVTQGRHDVRVQVATSLRSHSLKMLTADVVLLTASGPALQRITFSPPLTRKRQEALRALHYVAASKVFLSFRRPFWHEDHIEGGHSNTDRPSRLIFYPARGEGSLLLASYTWSDAAAPFAGLSTDQTLRLVLKDVAALHGPVVYRLWDGRGVVKRWAEDPHSQGGFVVQPPSFEQGTENYDWSAPYGRIYFAGEHTAIPHGWVETAVKSGLRAAVRINNYGYGYGMFNPEISEYAHAEVSSAKEGFGFPDQYLEGEQPEEQQEPEDLGPEVQEPSKKHLRVETSPKGQQHVFMEAIPKLRGHVFVETMPQKGHVHQNTYPSEHVHGEVIPELQGHVGSSTPQHMHQEADHS
- the Il4i1 gene encoding L-amino-acid oxidase isoform X3 codes for the protein MAGLAQHLVLAATLLGLAVSLDWKAASSLDPMEKCMEDHDYEQLLQVVTLGLERSSKPLKVIVVGAGVAGLVAAKVLGEAGHKVTILEADNRIGGRIFTFRDEKTGWIGELGAMRMPSSHRILHKLCRSLGLNLTQFTQYDENAWTEVNDVKLRNYVVERMPEKLGYNLNLRERGHSPEDIYQMALIKAYKDLKALGCKKAMKKFNKHTLLEYLLKEGNLSRPAVQLLGDVMSKEGFFYLSFAEALRAHACLSDRLRYSRIVGGWDLLPRALLSLLSGPVLLNAPVVSVTQGRHDVRVQVATSLRSHSLKMLTADVVLLTASGPALQRITFSPPLTRKRQEALRALHYVAASKVFLSFRRPFWHEDHIEGGHSNTDRPSRLIFYPARGEGSLLLASYTWSDAAAPFAGLSTDQTLRLVLKDVAALHGPVVYRLWDGRGVVKRWAEDPHSQGGFVVQPPSFEQGTENYDWSAPYGRIYFAGEHTAIPHGWVETAVKSGLRAAVRINNYGYGYGMFNPEISEYAHAEVSSAKEGFGFPDQYLEGEQPEEQQEPEDLGPEVQEPSKKHLRVETSPKGQQHVFMEAIPKLRGHVFVETMPQKGHVHQNTYPSEHVHGEVIPELQGHVGSSTPQHMHQEADHS